From Magnolia sinica isolate HGM2019 chromosome 13, MsV1, whole genome shotgun sequence, one genomic window encodes:
- the LOC131223218 gene encoding zinc finger CCCH domain-containing protein 34-like, whose product MEDELQKRNTDCVYFLASPLTCKKGSECEYRHSESARLNPRDCWYWLGGNCLNPTCAFRHPPLDGRTETSSDTVHVPPHLSVATSKTNVPCYFYFNAYCVKGESCPFLHGPNGVSSALKSTKAASAGADTHPLENKPSTGSDTGPGSVEAPPKQVERTSKTVNVQFQSKDVLQLGAPNNVIEHSPSPQISVPDCEEATGKLLNTPPPEAHFINSNRPLLCSDQSSEEPANECVEPDERWESSPGFDVLVDDGSEQLGYEDDPEYLLAHDRETGRRLHGHLLQYDYEDQVEYDHMDYPEILYEHSAYDSYDHLEKDHPSEHVRKVPDHSRERMLAPMMFQRRKLLPRELEVDGRNGVDLRDHLRKRKRDGHQVSRSQKRHSSHINDGSRERPVRRAVGRRLHGRLASEVGKNMIGSHSESESRLNGNDRPGRLRHSQSKHNRPRLPGKEKRRRHARQPTVLSSEISRGMIGNDTNRTSFTGPKTLAQIKEEKRRVGADEGNSRNTGNVIHKRTTRGESEDFQGPKPLRELIKDKRRLGSEHEHVELPISRPEMDDWHVDKDKETGYQRNNEKQLREDEFESVYDDDDDDDGLEKKLAGILA is encoded by the coding sequence CCGTTAGATGGGCGCACAGAAACGTCCTCAGACACGGTCCATGTACCACCTCATTTATCTGTAGCCACAAGCAAGACAAATGTGCCTTGCTACTTCTACTTTAATGCATACTGCGTTAAAGGTGAAAGCTGTCCATTTCTGCACGGACCAAATGGAGTTTCATCTGCTTTGAAATCCACAAAGGCAGCCTCTGCAGGTGCAGACACCCATCCTCTAGAAAATAAGCCTTCCACTGGAAGTGACACGGGACCAGGGTCTGTAGAAGCACCTCCCAAACAAGTTGAAAGAACCTCAAAGACGGTGAATGTACAGTTTCAGTCTAAGGATGTTCTTCAACTTGGGGCTCCTAATAATGTCATAGAACATAGCCCCTCTCCACAGATATCTGTTCCCGACTGCGAAGAGGCAACTGGAAAGCTGTTAAACACGCCACCCCCGGAGGCCCACTTCATCAATAGTAATAGACCCCTTTTATGCTCAGATCAGAGTTCTGAGGAGCCAGCAAATGAATGTGTAGAGCCAGATGAGAGATGGGAATCATCACCTGGATTTGATGTACTTGTGGATGATGGGTCAGAGCAGCTGGGTTATGAGGATGACCCAGAATATTTACTAGCCCATGATAGGGAGACTGGGAGGAGGCTTCATGGCCATTTGCTGCAATACGATTATGAAGATCAAGTTGAGTATGACCACATGGATTACCCAGAGATTTTATATGAGCACAGTGCTTATGACTCCTATGATCATTTGGAGAAGGACCATCCTTCTGAGCATGTTCGAAAAGTTCCTGACCACTCCAGGGAAAGGATGCTGGCACCAATGATGTTCCAGAGAAGGAAATTGTTGCCTAGGGAACTGGAAGTCGACGGTCGAAATGGTGTAGATCTTCGAGACCACCTGAGGAAGCGCAAGAGGGATGGTCATCAAGTGTCCCGTTCTCAGAAGCGCCACTCATCTCATATTAATGATGGTAGCAGGGAGCGACCTGTGAGACGTGCTGTGGGCCGCCGTCTCCATGGAAGGTTGGCATCAGAGGTTGGAAAGAATATGATCGGGTCGCACAGCGAATCTGAGTCTCGCTTGAATGGTAATGACAGACCAGGCCGGTTGAGACACTCACAGTCTAAGCACAATAGGCCCAGGCTTCCTGGGAAGGAGAAAAGGAGAAGACATGCAAGACAGCCGACAGTTCTTTCCTCAGAGATCTCAAGAGGTATGATTGGGAATGATACAAATCGCACATCGTTCACAGGACCAAAGACCCTTGCACAGAtcaaagaagaaaagaggagagtagGGGCAGATGAAGGTAACTCCAGAAACACTGGCAATGTCATTCATAAACGTACAACTCGAGGTGAGTCTGAAGATTTTCAGGGCCCCAAACCACTTCGTGAACTAATCAAAGACAAAAGAAGGCTTGGTTCGGAGCATGAGCATGTCGAGCTTCCCATTTCTCGTCCTGAGATGGATGACTGGCATGTAGACAAAGATAAGGAAACGGGTTATCAGCGAAACAATGAAAAGCAACTCAGAGAAGATGAATTTGAGTCTGTCTatgatgacgatgacgacgaTGACGGGCTTGAGAAAAAGCTCGCTGGCATACTTGCTTAA
- the LOC131223217 gene encoding protein OVEREXPRESSOR OF CATIONIC PEROXIDASE 3, with protein MASSSAPSQLLLKIISAATAPHQSHRLFVGPTRPTSLLLPSVTQPRPLLAFSRRRNSSSSATTPSSKEKKKLRQNDDEVEGDLDEDAIEALFSQLEEDLKNNEMSAFDGDDEISEEDLARLEQELEDSFGDGFDDEPSGASDSNTDVVGSEDDDDEEEPPLKLKNWQLRRLASALKIGRRKTSIKSLAAELGLDRAVVLELLRELPPNLLLMCASLPDKVISAPEEPPSPQPESEPVESSPLLVDVKECEPVVKAPVHVMRSRWSSQKRLKKVQLETLERVYCRTKRPTNTMISSIVHVTNLPWKTVVKWFEDKRLKDGVPDQRQPFRRSTPETVSTN; from the exons ATGGCTTCTTCTTCTGCTCCATCTCAGCTTCTTCTCAAGATTATATCAGCAGCAACAGCTCCTCACCAGTCTCATCGGctcttcgtgggccccaccagaccAACCTCGCTTCTCCTGCCAAGTGTCACGCAGCCTCGCCCTTTACTCGCTTTCTCTCGCCGCAGAAACAGCAGTTCCTCTGCTACAACACCATCTTCAAAGGAAAAG AAAAAATTACGGCAAAATGATGATGAGGTAGAAGGTGATTTAGATGAAGATGCGATTGAGGCACTCTTTAGTCAGCTGGAAGAAGATCTAAAAAACAATGAGATGTCTGcatttgatggtgatgatgagatAAGTGAGGAAGACCTAGCTAGGCTAGAACAAGAGCTGGAGGATTCATTTGGTGATGGGTTTGATGATGAACCATCCGGTGCATCAGACTCAAACACAGATGTTGTCGGAagcgaagatgatgatgatgaagaagaaccgCCTTTGAAGCTTAAAAATTGGCAACTTCGAAGATTGGCATCTGCTTTAAAGATCGGTCGCCGCAAAACTAGC ATCAAAAGTCTTGCAGCAGAGCTTGGACTCGATAGGGCTGTGGTCCTTGAATTGCTTCGTGAACTCCCTCCAAACCTTCTACTGATGTGCGCTTCTCTACCCGATAAAGTCATCTCAGCACCTGAAGAGCCTCCATCTCCACAGCCTGAAAGCGAACCGGTCGAATCTTCTCCTTTGTTGGTGGATGTCAAAGAGTGTGAGCCTGTGGTAAAAGCACCGGTCCATGTTATGCGAAGCAGGTGGTCTTCCCAAAAACGGCTGAAGAAAGTACAACTTGAAACTCTTGAAAGAGTCTACTGTCGCACGAAACGTCCCACT AATACGATGATCAGCAGCATAGTGCATGTGACAAACCTTccatggaaaacagtggtgaaATGGTTTGAAGACAAGCGTCTCAAAGACGGAGTTCCTGATCAACGCCAACCCTTCAGGCGGTCCACACCTGAGACCGTTTCCACCAACTAA